From Salmo salar chromosome ssa09, Ssal_v3.1, whole genome shotgun sequence:
CATTTCAGCAAACAGGTAGTACCTGCTCTATTCTAAGCAAACCAAAGTCAAAGTTTTTAATTAATTGGCCAATGCACCCTGTGTTGCGCTTATTTAACAGTGACAGCATGTCACATTTCCCGGAGTGGGAGATGTACCGTGCCACAGACACACCACCTTTATGAGAGTCCGCATCTTGCACTGAAGGAGGCAGTGTCATGGTGCGTTCGTAACCAAGTGGAAAGTGGGAATTTACCACATacgactgggaaaaatccacttgaatGGGCCTCAAACTGGTTAAAACTAATGGGAAACTCCTCTATCACCCACTTCTTccacatgctgacctctgacatcacctactaaggaaatggCCTCTAACAGCTTTTTTGACAGTTAAatgcaacaaaacattatttataaaaagcaatctatgaatgtatttttttaactctgtaatttgtttacaagcatgatatCTGTACTTCTAGTTTGTGGTTGACACAacttgttggccattagccaatcagcatttctCAACAAGTTCAAATCACATGAATGCGCCTAAGTGATATTACGACCTCCCACCTCCCACATGGTCGCAGACGCAGCATTAGAGTGGAAACTTGAGGCCCAACATAATGCTCCAGTCACAACAGACAATGCAAGGAACATTGTGAATGCTGAACATTGTGAATGCTGAACATTGTGAATGCTGAACATTGTGAATGCCATTTAATTTTTCCACTGTCCTGAAACTGAACCGTGACCCCCCCAAAACCTCAATGCGTACCGAACCGTGGGCTTGGTGAACCGTTACATAGCTAATAGATACAATACATGGCCAGAAGTATGTAGGCCAtccattcaaattagtggattaggctatttcagccacacctgttgctgacaggtgtaaaaaaaaatcGAGTACACAGCCTTACAATCTCCATtggaaaacattggcagtagagtggcccgtactgaagagctcagtgactttcaacgtggcaccgtcataggatgccacctccaacaagtcagtttgtcaaatttctgccttgctagagctgccccggtcaactgtaagtgctgttattgtgaagtggaaacgtctatgagcaacaacggctcagctgcgaagtggtaggccacacaagctcacagaatgcgTAAAAATCATGCCGTCTGCTCcaaactgagttccaaactgcctctggaaatcaaatcaaatcaaagtttatttgtcacatgtgctgaatacaacaacaggtgtagaccttacagtgaaacgcttacttacagagCAACCaccagtgcaaaaaaggtattaggtgaacaataggtaagtaaagaaacaaaaacgacagtaaaaagacagtgaaaaataacagtagcgaggctacatttagtcgggctgattgaggtagtatgtacatgtagatatggttaaagcaacgtcagcacaagaactgttcgtttggagcgtcatgaaatgggtttccatggccgagcagcctcacacaagcctaaggtcaccatgtgcaatgccaagcgttggttggagtggtgtaaagctcgccaccattggactctggagcagtggaaacatgttctctggagtgaggaatcacacttcacaatctggcagtccgacggatgaatctgggtttggcggatgccaggagaacgctacctgcccgactgcatagtgccaactgtgaagtttggtggaggaggaataacagtaaggggctgtttttcatggttcgggctaggccccttagttccagtgaagggaaatcttaacgctacagcatacaatgacatcccagacggttctgtgcttccaactttgtggcaacagtttggggaaagctctttcctgtttcagcatgacaatgcccctgtgtacaaagcgaggtccatacagaaatggtttgtcgagattgctgtggaagaacttgactggcctgcacagagccctgacctcaaccccattgaacacctttgggatgaattggaacacagactgcgagccaggcctaatcatccAACGTCAgtggccgacctcactaatgcttgtggctgaatggaagcaagtccctgaaacaattaatgcccatgattttggaatgagatgttcgacgaacaagtgtccacatacatttggtcatgtaatgtattAAACTGTACCTGCAGTATTCTGAGTATTCCTGTGTTATTACTACTGTATAAGACCTATTCTAGGTACCCAGACAGATGAGACCTACTTATAGCTCTCAAGCTGTATATATTACCGCAGGTTCTGGAATAACACAACGACCTGAGTAACACAGAgggtgctgtgtctctctctccgccgCGGGCTTAGGGCCATTAAGCAGGTAGCTAAAGTAGACCAAGTCAGGCCAGCTCACTCTAAGCCTCATTCTCTACACTGCTGGGATTTGGCTATTGGCCTTCCATCAGGCCTAGAGAAAAGACCAGCCTCATCTagccagctctcttctctctctcctctatctctaaaGGCTTGGTTCGCTCTCGTATGTCACAACCACTCAAACACTTTCAATTGACAACACtcttcctttctatctctctctcgacctACCACCATcttttctcttcctccccctctatccatacctctccttccatacctctcctctcatctctccttccatacctctcctctcatctctccttccatacctctcctctcatctctccttccatacctctcctctcacctctccttccatacctctcctctcatctctccttccatacctctcctctcacacctctccttccattcctctcctctcacacctctcctctcacctcacctctccttccATACTTCTCCttccatacctctcctctccttccatacctctcctcctcacctctccttccatacctctccttccatacctctcctctcacctctccttccatacctctcctctcacctctccttccatacctctcacctctccttccatacctctcacctctccttccatacctctcacctctccttccatacctctcacctctccttccATACCTCTCCTTCAatacctctcctctcatctctccttccatacctctcctctcacctctccttccatacctctcctctcacctctccttccatacctctcctctcacctctccttccATACCTCACCTCTCAGCTCTCCTTCCAtacctctcctctcagctctccttccatacctctcctctcacctctccttccatacctctcctctcacctctccttccatacctctcctctcacctctccttccatacctctcctctcacctctccttccatacctctcctctcacctctcctctcacctctccttccatacctctcctctttcctcctctccttccatacctcacctctccttccatacctcacctctctccttccatacctctcctctctccttccatacctctcctctccttccatacctctcctctccttccattcctctccttccatacctctcctctccttccatacctctcctctcacctctccttccatacctctcacctctccttccatacctctcctctcacctctccttccATACTTCTCCTTCCATACCTCTCGTTTCACCTCTCCTTCCATACTTCTCCTTCcatacctctcctctcacctctccttccATACTTCTCCTTCcatacctctcctctcacctctccttccATACTTCTCCTTCcatacctctcctctcacctctccttccatacctctcctctcacctgtccTTCCATACCTCTCCTTCCATACTTCTCCTTCCATACCTCTCCTTCCATACTTCTCACCTCACTTCTCCTTCCATACCTCTCACCTCACTTCTCCTTCCATACCTCTCACCTCTCCACTAACAATAATGGCTGCTTGTTCTGGGTGGCAGGGCAGTAAGGACAGCCTCTCTGTATGATCCTCATGTGTCAAAGGGGGTTTGCGTTAAGACCATTAAAGCCTGTACTGTGACCCCATTCACCAGTTAGCCACTTGAGATAAACTGTGTTAGCCCACACTAGGTTATCCTGCTAGCCTCTTTAGCATAAAAGCCTACTATACAGGTGCATAGAAGCCCACCAGACAGACTGCATGAAAGTCTGCATTAGTGACAGGCAGAGTCACAGACCAGTTCACCTAAGGCCGATGTCACTCCCAGGTCGTCCCTGTTATGTCAACAGCAGCCACTCTCCCATTGTTTGTGTATCTAACATAGTACTAACGTAGCCTGCTAGCAGCCATTGAGAGTAAATGGACTGCGTCAGTGAGTGGTGAAATGGACACACGTCATCCCTCTCAAACACAGTCATTAAGTGAAAGGCAGAGCAAACACAAGGCACAAAGGATTCCCTGGTTGATTTGGAGAGGGGTAGACTAGACAGTGTATGGACCACATTGTAAAGCTATTCATTCATTCACCCAGCGGTAATGAGGTACCGTCTGGTAGCCTGCTGCGAGGATGATTACTTGCAATGAAATGTGATGTTGGGTTGATGCGCTGTTTGTCTCTGTTTTTAGAGATTTAGGACACGTAGATTAAAGGCTAGCCAGAGAATAAGACCCTTTTCAAGACCGAACAGCAAGAAACTATTCTTATGCACATAGCAAGtaaactgtctgtgtgtgtcgtcTTTGTCATCCGTGTCTGTGTCCAGGCTAAGAGAGGCAGTaaggaagatggaggaggagcACTTTTCAGAGCTCACAGAGGAGTATGTGGACTTCCTGCCTGTGGAGTGGCGCTCCAAACTGGCACTGGATGGGGGTAAGGGGTGTGTTTGCTCGTGCGCAGTGTGTCCTCGATCCCAATTGAGCTGAGAGAGCAGCGGCTGTCGTCCACTAGCTTCCAGGAGGTGACACCCACCTTGTGATGGCATGGTGAATTTAGGTCACACTTGTGGAACCACAAGCCAGACGGCTAGGCTACATCTCTTACATGGAGTTCCATGTGCTGTCCTCTGCCCTACTCCTGTCCTGTCTCCTACGCCCTTTATTTCCTATTCTGTCTACGATGCACATACAGTACTGAGTATTCAATATCTATACAGGTCTTAGGCCTTAACGGTTTTAGCCAAGTGAATGGAAGGTTGATCTTAATACAAATAGATCTGTAGAAGTATAGAGGATAAACAAAGGCTTACTCATAAAAACTATCCACAGTCAGACATATATTTGTATATGTTATTGATGGTTGAATCGTGTGAATCTGTAGATAAGGTGGACTCCATCACCCCAGACAAGGTGCAAGGACTGAGAGACCTGCTCAACAGCAGTGCCATGGACATTATGTACTACACCAGTCCCTTGTACAGAGACGAGGTgagactgaaacacacacacacacacacacacacattgggttTAAGCCCTCATCTGACTTGACAACCGTATTGGCCCTGGCTAATTGATACCACCCTTTCTTTATCTCCAGATCACCAGGGGCCTAACATCAGAGCTGAACCGCCTCTACGCCCTGTTCTGCTCCAGGAACACTGAGTTTGAGGAGAAGGGGGGCAAGGTGTCCATGGTGTCGCACTCCCTGGGCTGCGTGATCATCTTTGACATCATGACAGGCTGGGACCAGGTGAGGTTCAGTCTGCAGGAGCAccaggagctggaggaggagctGGACCTGAGATGTGTCTCCTACGGGGAGAGACGCCTGCTGGAGCAGCTGCAGCTCACTAGGAACCGGTAggcagggtggtggtgtgtgtttgtctctctgtcacaGTTGAGATTGCCACCTAAACTGTGTCTACAGACAgttagggagtgtgtgtgtgtaggaaggaGTGGGGTGTGAGTGGTGTAGGTATTTTGATAATGGTCTGAATACTAACAGTATTACTGAAACTCACTCTCTACTCCTCAGGTTACGAGAGCTGGAAGATCAGCTTCAAGGCCTGGAGGCCTCCAAACCACTAGCACCCCCTGCTCTGAAATTGAAGGTACACTGCTAACTGCTCAAAAGCAATCCCTTCAACCCGGGACACAAGATCCAGGGTGATAATGGCAGAAAGTGACAAGATGACTAAGCAAATTACTGAAGGAAAGATGGTGTCTGTTTCCTCCTCTTCCCGAGGTGGAGAATGTCTTCTGTATGGGCTCTCCCCTGGCGGTGTTCCTGGCCCTGAGAGGGATTagaccagggaacagtggagaaCAGGACCACATTCTGCCTTGGTCCATCTGCCAGAGGCTCTTCAACGTCTTTGACCCCACAGACCCCGTagtgagacacagagacaaacacacacactattattTACAGTCCTGGAGGGCTGAATCACTTCGGTTTtttgtctctctcactctagCCCTGCCATTCTCCTTACCTCACAGCTCATCTAAGAGCCTTCATCATCTTATGGATTGTCGTgaaaattcttacacagggacactcgaagtcaatcttaaattagTCATTCAGTTTATTGTCAGCacactggagaggttccaaccaactcaatgcaccacagtacacatgtcaatcaggagctctgtCTGGGCAGTCCCatacggctatacacagacaagttatatttgcatgatttagcataatgaATCATTACCGTTTTTTTTCAtccatgtgaccgaccaatactggttcagaacatgtgaccgaccaatactggttcagaacatgtgaccgaccaatactggttcagaacaggtgaccgaccaatactggttcagaaCATGTAAACCGACCAATGCTGGTTCAGAACATGTAAACCGACCAACGCTGGTTCAGAACATGTAAACCGACCAACGCTGGTTCAGAACATGTGACCGACCAACGCTGGTTCAGAACATGTGACCGACCAACGCTGGTTCAgaacatgtgaccgaccaatactggttcagaaCATGTGACCGACCAACACTGGTTCAGAACATGTGACCGACCAACGCTGGTTCAGAACATGTGACCGACCAACGCTGGTTCAGAACATGTAAACCGACCAACGCTGGTTCAGAACATGTAAACCGACCAACGCTGGTTCAGAACATGTAACCGACCAACGCTGGTTCAgaacatgtgaccgaccaatactggttcagaacatgtgaccgaccaatactggttcagaacatgtgaccgaccaatactggttcagaacatgtgacagaccaatactggttcagaaCATGTGACCGACCAACACTGGTTCagaacatgtgacagaccaatactggttcagaaCATGTAAACCGACCAATGCTGGTTCAGAACATGTAAACCGACCAACGCTGGTTCAGAACATGTAGACCGACCAATGCTGGTTCAGAACATGTGACCGACCAACGCTGGTTCAGAACATGTGACCGACCAACACTGGTTCAGAACATGTGACCGACCAACGCTGGTTCAGAACATGTGACCGAGCTCAAAACCGAAACTGGTTCAGAACATGTGACCGACCAACGCTGGTTCATAACATGTAAACCGACCAACGCTGGTTCAGAACATGTAAACCGACCAACGCTGGTTCAGAACATGTGACCGACCAACGCTGGTTCAgaacatgtgaccgaccaatgcTGGTTCAGAACATGTGACCGACCAACACTGGTTCAgaacatgtgaccgaccaatactggttcagaacatgtgaccgaccaatactggttcagaacatgtgaccgaccaatactggttcagaacatgtgaccgaccaatactggttcagaacatgtgaccgaccaatactggttcagaaCATGTGACCGACCAACACTGGTTCAGAACATGTGACCGACCAACACTGGTTCagaacatgtgacagaccaatactggttcagaacatgtgacagaccaatactggttcagaacatgtgaccgaccaatactggttcagaaCATGTGACAGGCaaatacctcacgaggcttctcctctctaagctgagaccttcaAACTGAGATCTTTCGTTTGTTCTCAAAACAAGATCTGGGcctactgccaaattgcagctactgatagtgaggatttgtacagtcagccacttgcatgaacacagaaatgagTTATTTAGAACAGTACATGAATGGAACACAGAAATTAGTTATAAGAATATCACAAACATTAACATTTCCCTTACAGGAGGATTAGACCCAGGGTTTTTTCCTGACCAGAGGAAAGACAAGGTGCTAGACTgactgtgaatggtttgtccttgcTGCAGGCCTACAGAATGAAGCCCCTCATCCTTAAACATTAGAGCAACATTACACCTGCACAGATACACTGGTAAGAGATCATTCATTCTCCCAAGGTGAATCTGTATGTTACACATAAACTGCTGAAACTACTACCTTCTGTATGGACAGTGACAGGTGTTTTTCTTCTCCCAGGTGTAGTGCTGTAGACCCCACGCCATATGATGAGATCCGGCCAACCTTCATCAACCCACAGAAGGACCCGACGTCAGACACAGAGAGCATCCCCAGCCCCTCCACTTCCCCTGTTCTGGCCAGGAAATACTACGGAGAGTCTATCGCCAGCATGGGCAAGGCCAGCATCCTGGGTACGTCTGTCAGTCCTCTGGTTGATTCTCTGTATAGAACCTTTTTGCCTTAAATCACCATGCACATTATTATTACCTTAAATATTTGAATATGAGTGCCTTCATTACCTGTGCACATGATGCAGATTCAAACTCGAGGTGGTCCAAAGCTAGAAGGGAAATAATTAAACTTCATTGTAAGATTACCTCACTCAGCAGGTTCCCATAGATTTTACAGTCAATCATTTGTACAGCAGATATTTCTAGACACCACAACATGTCCTGAGCAGACAAAGCAGATTGTTCCATTCAAAAGTACATCAGCATGTACCCAGCATCTTGTGATGGAGTTGACGTCTATTATTGGACTCACTCAACAGTATTTCCATCACAGACCCACTTGTTGGATCATTTATGACATAGGCAACACTGCCATCTTGTGGAGAGAGCATGTAAAGACCAGAGCCGTACTACTGGGTTAGTCTCCAAACCTCCACCCTAGGCAACAGACTAGGGTCTGGTTTCAATGACGGACtcttggcaactttcataagcgGAAGAGGGTGGATCCTCTTCCGACAGACAACTCTCCCAACAAATCACGAGGCAGACATGCCAGAACGTCACGATTGGAAACCAAATTTGGCAGGGAAAAGCTTTGCAGCGGTTTTAGTGAAGTTAGTTGCACTCATTAAAAATAATCTCTTCATCTTGCTAGATACTATTTATTCAAAGCGGATAAGGTAGTGACATAGTTCCTCTATGCCAAACTGACGTTCTATTACTTACAAAACCCGTTAAGCCGGAGCCGGGGAGGCGACCCGGATGTCTAGAGTCGAGGGTCGACTTCACTCACCTTTGTCGCACCCTGTCTAAAAtgaatctctctcccctctctctgtgtcttgttCTCTCTCGCTGCCTTTACGTCTCGCTCTAGGAGTGGCCAGTATAGGGAAGGGGATAGGAGGGATACTGTTCTCCCGGTTCTCCCGCTCCGCGCCCTCCGGAGTGTCCTTTGGCATCGAGGGCGGGACCCCAGAGGGAGAGGAGCCGAAGAGGACAGTCGACAGCCAATCAGCTTACGGCCTTCCGTCCACCTTGTCCCAGTCTCCCTCcaccctcatagacccctcaggTTAGTTCAGCTACATTTCAACCCCAATTACACTTTCAGGAATAATTGTATTGTAGTCCATGTCATAACAAGTGCCTTTTCATAATATTTGCCACccttgaaccccccccccccccagagtttTTATATATAGAAAAAGGAGAATGAATACATAATGCTAATTCACATCAGAGTTAAGTACCCTtttgaatctgtagcagttaagTTTGTGCAgtatacagtagatggtctaaAATGTATTCTCACAGtaaatctatctctgttctacagTGGAAATAGAGCGCAGGCCAACGTGCCGCCACCCACAGAAGACAGTCCTGACCCAGAGTAAACACACAGACTCCATGTCCACACTCACACAATACAGCATCTTTATCAcccaaattgattttgtccccccacaccaaacacaatcacgacacgcaggatgaaatatcaaaacaaactctgaaccaactatattaatttggggacaggtcgaaagtattaaacatttatggcaatttagctagctagcttgcagttgctagctaatttgtcctgggatataaacattgagttgttatttgaTCTGAATtgcaaggtcctctactcctacaattaatccacacataaaacggtcaaccgaatcgtttctagtcatctctcaatccaggcttctttttctttggactttatatggagaTTGGCAACTTAGCATTCATAATAAGGTGCATCACCACAACTGACCtcaattcatctttcaatcacccacatgggtatatgttcctaaaaaccaatgagaagatggcgcgtgggtatatgcttctaaaaaccaatgagaagatggcgcgtgggtatatgcttctaaaaaccaatgagaagatggcgcgtgggtatatgcttctaaaaaccaatgagaagatgggagaggcagaACTTGCAGCGCGTTCTGCATCACAAATAGAATCAACttttattttagcgcctggcaacgcagacgcttgttggcagtatgggtgcaatgattgaataacatgtatgtgtacatttattttgcaaagcATGTGACGCGTCTGGTTTGGGCATGGTGTAAAATGTGTCTTTGGTTTAATAATTGAATGGTGCTGTGTGGCAAACTGTTTGTTTTTGTTATGAGGTACATCTTTGGCTCCAGTGAGTGAGGAACAACGGCTTGACGTTCAGATGACGCTCACACAATGTCAGTAGGACATTCAAGTGACAGACGTACATCCATGTGAAAGTCGAGCTTGATAAGTGTAACTTACCTTATTGTCATTAAGTTTGTCTTCTAGTCCTACCAGGAATAATGTAGATCCCTGTACGGCGATCTGAAATGTAGCCTCTATTTTATGTTACAGGGCAAATTTTCAATCTAACcaaaacacaggtgaaatcagttCAGTTCAGATGGATAGTCTGAAGTCTGATAAGCTCCTTTTGTATGCAATTCAAGTGTCCaatcaaaagagagatcatgtCAATGTTTCAGTCTGTGGTTGGACAGAGGAGCTGTCACTCAGAGGTTCAAGCCAGTAGAAACTCTTCTCAGAAACCTTGAGAAGGTAATAAACAGAAAGTGACCTTCAGGTGCCGACTATTTGCATTGATACCGAGATACATCCTTTCTTTttgatttatatatttttttatccaatACGTTTTTCATTACCATTTTTTTAAAATCTGTAGTAGTGTTAACGTAGATCCCGGAATCCAGCAGGTGGCCAAATATCTCTTTAATGTCACTAAGTTATTCTGTCTGCTTCACTCTTAGTGGCTAAGCTAGTATGAACAGAGCATGTTGAAATCCAAGGGCATTTTCCCACTAGTAAAGGGCTTCAGGTCAGAGTTACTCAGCTTTAGATGCTTTTTCCACGAACAATATGCAAAACTAAACAATCTCAGTATATCTTTTTTAATGGCTCGCAAAAAGAAACATGATGCCTGAATCACTTTGCATCCCATGTGGTCATTTTAAATGTGAATGTGTCTCTCTTGGGGGTTATTGCAGTGTTCCCAACAGACCTCTGAAATCCTGAAGCTTCAATCAGATCAGATGGTCTGGCGCTTTCGCCTTTCAGATAATGTCCA
This genomic window contains:
- the LOC106611105 gene encoding LOW QUALITY PROTEIN: phospholipase DDHD1-like (The sequence of the model RefSeq protein was modified relative to this genomic sequence to represent the inferred CDS: substituted 1 base at 1 genomic stop codon); amino-acid sequence: MQAGMHSVQPGLDRHLPRGRHRVLPGGMILGLEEAYPGCHNNRSPPIEPIESGAQYFSENDRNVAPVLERIKRTRSSSSRHRYNKIVTELGPEEVRWFYKEDKKTWKPFVGHDSLKMEVMFRKLCERNSGMTKRQGFVGMDEGYEEENTSGHIKDEAYTTVHSLKLSRAHVDWHSVDEVYLYSDATTSKIARTVTQKLGFSKASSSGTWLHRGYVEEASLEDKPPQTTYIVFVVHGIGQKMDTGRIIKNTGIDLGHQVNCLCVSSLSSVSVSRLREAVRKMEEEHFSELTEEYVDFLPVEWRSKLALDGDKVDSITPDKVQGLRDLLNSSAMDIMYYTSPLYRDEITRGLTSELNRLYALFCSRNTEFEEKGGKVSMVSHSLGCVIIFDIMTGWDQVRFSLQEHQELEEELDLRCVSYGERRLLEQLQLTRNRLRELEDQLQGLEASKPLAPPALKLKVENVFCMGSPLAVFLALRGIRPGNSGEQDHILPWSICQRLFNVFDPTDPVAYRMKPLILKHXSNITPAQIHWCSAVDPTPYDEIRPTFINPQKDPTSDTESIPSPSTSPVLARKYYGESIASMGKASILGVASIGKGIGGILFSRFSRSAPSGVSFGIEGGTPEGEEPKRTVDSQSAYGLPSTLSQSPSTLIDPSVEIERRPTCRHPQKTVLTQSKHTDSMSTLTQYSIFITQIDFVPPHQTQSRHAG